One part of the Eucalyptus grandis isolate ANBG69807.140 chromosome 10, ASM1654582v1, whole genome shotgun sequence genome encodes these proteins:
- the LOC104422470 gene encoding tropinone reductase homolog At2g29290: MLAVSSLFDGKLNILINNVGTLGTTGGMPTVDYTAEDFSFIMTTNFESAYHLSQLAHPLLKASGTGSIVFLSSVCGIVSLGLGSIYSATKGAMNQLTKNLACEWAKDNIRSNSVAPYFILTPLTEPLLCSEEYHKEAIARAPLGRTGEPKEVSSLVAFLCLPAASYITGQTICVDGGFTVNGFSFPKA, from the exons ATGCTCGCCGTGTCCTCCCTCTTCGACGGCAAGCTCAACATCCTA ATAAACAACGTTGGGACTCTGGGGACAACTGGTGGAATGCCGACCGTGGATTACACGGCGGAAGATTTCTCCTTCATCATGACTACTAACTTCGAATCGGCTTATCACTTGAGCCAGCTCGCGCATCCTCTTCTCAAGGCTTCGGGAACCGGAAGCATCGTGTTCTTGTCATCCGTCTGCGGTATTGTTTCACTCGGCCTCGGATCAATTTATTCAGCCACAAAAG GAGCAATGAACCAGTTGACCAAGAATTTGGCGTGCGAATGGGCTAAGGACAACATAAGAAGCAACTCTGTTGCACCTTATTTTATTCTGACTCCATTGACCGAGCCT CTACTTTGTAGTGAGGAGTACCATAAGGAGGCAATAGCAAGGGCGCCGCTCGGTCGCACAGGAGAGCCGAAGGAGGTGTCGTCACTTGTGGCCTTCTTGTGCTTGCCGGCAGCCTCCTATATAACGGGGCAGACCATTTGTGTCGATGGAGGATTCACTGTCAATGGCTTCTCCTTTCCTAAAGCATGA